The following coding sequences lie in one Arachis stenosperma cultivar V10309 chromosome 5, arast.V10309.gnm1.PFL2, whole genome shotgun sequence genomic window:
- the LOC130981011 gene encoding uncharacterized protein LOC130981011, which translates to MPLYAKFMKELINKKRSWLEKETILLTEECSAVIQRGIPPKLKDPGGFVVSCTIGKTILNKALCDLGASINLMPLSMMRKLDIEELKPTRMSLVMADRSIKTPNGIVENLLVKIGEFIFPADFVILDTEEEGSDSIILGRPFLYTARAIIDVEKGEMVFRVHNEQMIINVFKSMQNIPEQEDYVKVDMIESLVEEMLEESSQEQEGDQSAIEEQVAETFISKEFSASSLRSMSIVVDRLLIPRFLIQGPLNVLAFHQGYGRTHSIVSLVPITVPSTVFAIPLADSSI; encoded by the exons atgcctttgtatgccaagttcatgaaggagctTATCAATAAGAAGAGAAGCTGGCTTGAGAAGGAAACCATATTACTGACCGAGGAATGCAGTGCTGTAATTCAGCGGGGTATTCCCccaaaactcaaggatccgGGGGGCTTTGTAGTGTCATGCACCATTGGAAAAACAATTCTCAACAAAGCCCTCTGTGACCTTGGTGCcagcatcaatttaatgcctCTCTCAATGATGAGAAAACTTGATatagaagagcttaaacccaccaggatgtcaTTAGTTATGGCTGACAGATCCATTAAGACACccaatggaattgtggaaaatctGTTGGTGAAGATTGGGGAATTTATCTtcccagcagattttgtgattttggatacCGAAGAGGAAGGAAGTGACTCAATCATTTTGGGGAGGCCATTTTTATACACAGCAAGAGCCATCATCGAtgtagaaaaaggagaaatggtCTTCAGGGTCCATAATGAACAAATGATCATAAATGTCTTCAAGTCAATGCAAAATATCCCTGAGCAAGAGGATTATGTAAAAGTGGATATGATAGAAAGTTTGGTGGAAGAAATGCTGGAAGAAAGTTCTCAAGAGCAAGAAGGAGACCAAAgtgcaatagaagaacaagtagcCGAGACTTTCATAAGCAAAGAG TTTTCTGCAAGCTCTCTAAGAAGCATGAGTATTGTGGTTGACAGGTTATTAATACCCCGATTTCTCATTCAGGGTCCATTGAATGTGTTGGCTTTTCACCAAG GTTATGGAAGGACTCACTCCATTGTCTCCCTTGTTCCAATTACTGTTCCATCAACTGTTTTTGCCATTCCCCTTGCTGATTCATCCATCTAG